The Gemmatimonadaceae bacterium genome contains a region encoding:
- the tuf gene encoding elongation factor Tu (EF-Tu; promotes GTP-dependent binding of aminoacyl-tRNA to the A-site of ribosomes during protein biosynthesis; when the tRNA anticodon matches the mRNA codon, GTP hydrolysis results; the inactive EF-Tu-GDP leaves the ribosome and release of GDP is promoted by elongation factor Ts; many prokaryotes have two copies of the gene encoding EF-Tu) codes for GSVELPEGMEMVMPGDNVQMTIELITPIAMDEGLRFAIREGGRTVGAGVVTKIIK; via the coding sequence GGGGAGTGTCGAGCTACCGGAAGGAATGGAGATGGTGATGCCGGGTGACAACGTTCAGATGACGATCGAGCTGATCACGCCGATCGCGATGGACGAAGGTCTGAGGTTCGCGATCCGAGAGGGCGGCCGCACGGTAGGCGCGGGCGTCGTAACGAAAATCATAAAGTAG
- the rpmG gene encoding 50S ribosomal protein L33: MPRDKIILACSDCKNRNYFTTKNKRLHPERVEWKKYCPRCNAHKLHKETK, encoded by the coding sequence ATGCCGCGCGACAAAATCATTCTCGCTTGCAGCGACTGTAAAAACCGGAATTACTTCACCACGAAGAACAAGCGCCTGCACCCAGAGCGCGTCGAGTGGAAGAAGTATTGCCCGCGCTGCAACGCACACAAGCTGCACAAGGAAACGAAGTAG
- the secE gene encoding preprotein translocase subunit SecE encodes MAVEVATRAPSFPVKVATFYQEVVTEMRKVTWPDRAQLKDTTIKIIIFVLFIGAVLGIVDVLLQLILVEGIPSLFRGR; translated from the coding sequence ATGGCAGTCGAAGTCGCTACACGGGCTCCGAGCTTCCCGGTCAAGGTCGCGACCTTCTATCAGGAAGTCGTAACCGAGATGCGGAAGGTGACGTGGCCCGACCGCGCGCAGCTGAAGGACACGACGATCAAGATCATCATCTTCGTGCTCTTCATCGGCGCGGTACTCGGCATCGTGGACGTTCTCCTTCAGCTCATTCTGGTGGAGGGCATCCCATCGCTATTCAGGGGACGGTAA
- the nusG gene encoding transcription termination/antitermination protein NusG — translation MDQHRWYAIQTTSGHENKVKSLIVRRIDADPRSPEERTIRQALVPTQEVVEIKNGKKVNVERKIYPGYVLVEMVMDQETAHTINGIQGVIKFVGHERLPQPLRPDEVNRLLGVADDTEPEEVKEEIPFLVGQAVAITEGPFTDFNGTVEEVLSDKGKVRVSVSLFGRPTSVELDYLQLKGY, via the coding sequence GTGGATCAACACCGCTGGTACGCGATACAGACGACCTCGGGCCACGAGAACAAAGTCAAGTCGCTGATTGTGCGACGGATCGACGCCGATCCGCGCTCCCCGGAGGAGCGCACGATCAGGCAGGCGCTCGTTCCGACTCAGGAAGTGGTCGAGATCAAGAACGGAAAGAAAGTCAACGTGGAGCGGAAGATTTATCCGGGCTACGTGCTTGTCGAGATGGTGATGGATCAGGAGACGGCGCACACGATCAACGGCATTCAGGGTGTGATCAAGTTCGTCGGCCACGAGCGACTCCCGCAGCCGCTGCGCCCCGATGAGGTCAACAGACTTCTCGGTGTCGCGGACGACACGGAGCCGGAAGAAGTGAAGGAAGAGATTCCCTTCCTGGTTGGTCAGGCGGTGGCAATCACCGAGGGGCCGTTCACCGATTTCAATGGAACCGTCGAGGAAGTTTTGAGTGACAAAGGAAAGGTACGAGTCTCGGTATCGCTTTTCGGGAGACCAACGAGTGTCGAGCTCGACTACCTCCAATTGAAGGGGTATTAA
- the rplK gene encoding 50S ribosomal protein L11: MAKKVTGFVKLQISAGKANPAPPVGTALGPQGINIMAFCKEFNARTQGQDTILPVEITIFADKSFTFITKTPPAAVLLKKEAGIEKGSGQPNRNKVGSVTRAQLRKIAEIKLPDLNTDSVESAMAMIAGAARSMGLEVKD, from the coding sequence ATGGCAAAAAAGGTCACTGGATTCGTCAAGCTGCAGATCTCTGCAGGTAAGGCGAACCCGGCGCCCCCCGTCGGCACCGCTCTCGGTCCGCAGGGAATCAACATCATGGCCTTCTGCAAAGAGTTCAACGCTCGGACGCAGGGGCAGGATACGATTCTTCCGGTCGAGATCACGATTTTCGCCGACAAATCCTTCACCTTCATCACCAAGACACCGCCCGCGGCTGTCCTGTTGAAGAAGGAAGCAGGGATCGAAAAGGGCTCGGGTCAGCCAAATCGCAACAAGGTGGGATCTGTCACTCGCGCGCAGCTCAGGAAGATCGCGGAGATCAAGCTGCCGGACCTGAACACGGATTCCGTCGAGTCGGCAATGGCGATGATCGCCGGCGCCGCGCGCTCGATGGGACTCGAGGTGAAGGACTGA
- the rplA gene encoding 50S ribosomal protein L1, with amino-acid sequence MRKHGKKYKAAAEKRDHATHYPPKQAIEFVKSSAYAKFDETVEVAVRLGVDPRHADQVVRGTVVLPAGTGKTVRVLVIADGEKAREAEQAGADYVGTEYIAKIKENWLDFDVLIATPNLMGQLGALGRVLGPRGLMPNPKAGTVTFDVARAVREVKAGKIEFRVDKSGNVHAAIGKVSFPAEALETNFAAFMDQIVRAKPPAAKGVYVRNVAISSTMGPGVIIDTTPYR; translated from the coding sequence ATGCGCAAGCACGGAAAGAAATACAAAGCCGCGGCCGAGAAGCGCGATCACGCCACGCACTATCCACCGAAGCAGGCGATCGAGTTCGTCAAGTCGTCGGCGTACGCAAAGTTCGACGAGACTGTCGAAGTTGCCGTCCGCCTCGGTGTCGATCCGCGCCACGCCGATCAGGTCGTGCGCGGAACAGTCGTGCTGCCCGCGGGCACCGGTAAGACGGTGCGCGTGCTCGTCATCGCCGATGGTGAAAAGGCGAGAGAGGCCGAGCAGGCCGGCGCCGACTACGTCGGAACGGAGTACATCGCCAAGATCAAGGAGAACTGGCTCGATTTCGACGTTCTCATCGCAACACCGAACCTGATGGGCCAGCTCGGTGCGCTCGGACGCGTTCTCGGTCCGCGTGGTTTGATGCCCAATCCCAAGGCAGGCACCGTGACGTTCGACGTCGCGCGCGCCGTCCGCGAGGTGAAGGCAGGAAAGATCGAATTCCGTGTCGACAAGAGCGGCAACGTCCACGCTGCAATCGGCAAAGTCTCGTTCCCGGCGGAAGCGCTGGAGACCAACTTCGCCGCGTTCATGGATCAGATCGTCCGCGCCAAGCCGCCTGCCGCAAAGGGCGTCTACGTCCGCAACGTCGCCATCTCGAGCACGATGGGCCCCGGCGTCATCATCGACACTACTCCTTACCGGTAG
- the rplJ gene encoding 50S ribosomal protein L10, producing the protein MKRAEKEQLVSDLRDKLKGSKSLYYTDFTGLNVKRMTELRRRLKRAGVAYVVIKNTLALRAVNESGLVGETLKGPTGLVFGTDPVAAAKVLTDFAKEFEQKPAVKGGLLEGKAIDTAQVKKLASLPSREQMLADLGAGLQSPMAAFVGALSGLLTMFAGALDALKTQREGA; encoded by the coding sequence ATGAAGAGAGCCGAAAAGGAGCAGCTGGTGAGCGATCTTCGCGACAAGCTCAAAGGGTCGAAATCGCTGTACTACACGGACTTCACGGGGCTCAACGTGAAGCGCATGACGGAGCTCCGCCGCCGCCTCAAGCGTGCCGGCGTCGCGTACGTCGTGATCAAGAACACGTTGGCGCTGCGCGCGGTCAACGAGAGCGGGCTGGTTGGCGAGACCCTCAAAGGTCCAACCGGTCTCGTGTTTGGAACGGATCCAGTCGCGGCCGCAAAGGTCCTGACGGATTTCGCGAAGGAGTTCGAGCAGAAGCCCGCGGTGAAGGGCGGATTGCTGGAAGGGAAGGCGATCGACACGGCTCAGGTCAAGAAGCTGGCGTCGCTCCCGTCCCGTGAGCAGATGCTGGCCGATCTCGGTGCCGGCTTGCAGTCACCCATGGCGGCCTTCGTCGGCGCCCTGAGCGGATTGCTAACCATGTTTGCAGGCGCGCTCGACGCGCTCAAGACACAGCGCGAAGGCGCCTAA